A stretch of the Solanum dulcamara chromosome 6, daSolDulc1.2, whole genome shotgun sequence genome encodes the following:
- the LOC129891610 gene encoding defensin-like protein, whose protein sequence is MARSICFMAFLVLAMMLFVAYEVQAEKNKHICKSVSQTFTGICIINYPCRKACLKEKFTDGHCSKLQRRCLCTKPCVFEKISNEVETTLGEEAKTLKEALREQEIMME, encoded by the exons ATGGCTCGTTCCATTTGCTTCATGGCATTTCTGGTCTTGGCAATGATGCTCTTTGTTGCCTATG AGGTGCAAGCTGAGAAGAATAAGCACATTTGCAAATCAGTAAGCCAAACTTTCACAGGAATATGTATTATCAATTATCCATGTAGAAAAGCCTGTCTTAAGGAAAAGTTTACAGATGGACATTGTAGCAAACTCCAAAGAAGGTGCCTATGCACTAAGCCATGTGTATTTGAGAAAATTTCAAATGAAGTTGAAACAACTTTGGGTGAGGAAGCAAAAACTCTAAAGGAAGCTTTGCGTGAACAAGAGATTATGATGGAGTAA
- the LOC129893121 gene encoding flower-specific defensin-like, with protein sequence MARSIFFMTFLVLAMMLFVAYEVQAEKNEHICKSVSQTFPGICITNYPCRKACLTEGFTDGHCSKIQRRCLCTKPCVFEKISNEVETTLGEEAKTLKEALLEEEIMME encoded by the exons ATGGCTCGTTCCATTTTCTTCATGACATTTCTGGTCTTGGCAATGATGCTCTTTGTTGCCTATG AGGTGCAGGCTGAGAAGAATGAGCACATTTGCAAATCAGTAAGCCAAACTTTCCCAGGAATATGTATTACCAACTATCCATGTAGAAAAGCTTGTCTCACTGAGGGATTTACAGATGGTCATTGTAGCAAAATCCAAAGAAGGTGCCTATGCACTAAGCCATGTGTATTTGAGAAAATTTCAAATGAAGTTGAAACAACTTTGGGTGAGGAAGCAAAAACTCTAAAGGAAGCTTTGCTTGAAGAAGAGATTATGATGGAGTAA